GCGCCGCGGTTTCGCGGGCCTGCCCTACCTCGCCTCGGCGCCGGCGGCGATCTTCTGCGAACTCGACCACGTCGTCGAGTACGGCACCCATACGCTGTGCATCGGCCAGGTCCGCGACCTGGCCTTCGGCGCCTCCCCCGAACCCCTGATCTGGCTCGACGGCGCCGCCCGCTGATTGCCCGCAGGCGTCCCGCCCCAGCTCCCTTCCCCCTTCCCTCTCTACTCACCCACCCCATCACTCACAACGAGGAGACACGAATGAAACTCGGCCTGTTCGGCATGCCCCTGCACCCGCCCGCGCGCCCGCTGGCTGACAGCTACGAGGAGAACGCCCAGAAGCTGATCTACGCCGACGAGATCGGCTTCGACGAGGCGTGGATCGGCGAGCACATGTCGTGCACGACCGAGCCGATCACCTCGCCGCTGATCTTCATGGCCTCGGTGATCCGCCAGACCAGGCGCATCAGGTTCGGGACCGGCGTCATCGCGCTGCCGAACCACCACCCGGCGGTCGTCGCCGCGGAGTGCGCGATGTTCGATCACATGGCCGGCGGCCGGTTCATGCTCGGGATCGGCCCGGGCGGGCTGGCCAGCGACATGGAACTCTTCCAGGTGCTCGACAACGCGTACCGCACCGAGCGGATGATGGAGTCGATCGACACGATCCTGAAGCTGTGGTCGCAGGACCCGCCCTACGTCGTCGAAGGCAAGCACTGGCAGATCTCGCTGAAGGACATGGTGATGCCGCAGCTCGGCGTCGGCTTCATCCCGAAGCCGCTGCAGAGGCCGCACCCGGAGATCACGATGACCGCGATGTCGCCGTTCTCCGACAGCGTGAAGACCGCCGCGATGCGAGGCTGGGGCCCGAT
This genomic window from Zeimonas sediminis contains:
- a CDS encoding LLM class flavin-dependent oxidoreductase, which translates into the protein MKLGLFGMPLHPPARPLADSYEENAQKLIYADEIGFDEAWIGEHMSCTTEPITSPLIFMASVIRQTRRIRFGTGVIALPNHHPAVVAAECAMFDHMAGGRFMLGIGPGGLASDMELFQVLDNAYRTERMMESIDTILKLWSQDPPYVVEGKHWQISLKDMVMPQLGVGFIPKPLQRPHPEITMTAMSPFSDSVKTAAMRGWGPMSANFCPEYVIASHWKKYLEGCEAAGRKPNGAEWRVARNIVIAENDAEARDRVMNPEGSNYYYFDYLWQVLKSVNYTAVMKDDPKKPDDAYTVEKLIDSMVVYGSPKTVTEKLLAFRERTGPFGGLLMASMDGSGPNHDWEWESMRRLATEVMPALRKALEGERAAA